One genomic window of Ornithorhynchus anatinus isolate Pmale09 chromosome 10, mOrnAna1.pri.v4, whole genome shotgun sequence includes the following:
- the LOC100086949 gene encoding zinc finger protein RFP-like, giving the protein MAQSFQDEVICPVCLDYFSYPTSIECGHTFCLSCIFRWSCSAAEVSFTCPECRGVSQRANLRPDRQLGNLARLVQRQRGLLERTLSLKKEMLRFREDMTLDPSTAHSYLVLSEDLRSVRCGFREEPLPNTPERYDETACVLGSSRFTHGRHFWEVEVEGKTEWDIGVTLESGTRKGDITLSPQEGFWAICLRERHHFWASTSPQTPLYLRECPNRVAIFLDIEAGIISFYDVSCGSHIFTFSDTFSEPLRPFFCVELPDGGENVAPLTICPGPVGAWRGPGHLPEPDIPPENPAAPTVEPHDSTP; this is encoded by the exons ATGGCCCAGAGTTTCCAGGATGAAGTGATCTGCCCTGTGTGTCTGGATTATTTCTCTTACCCGACGTCCATAGAGTGCGGAcacaccttctgcctctcctgtaTCTTCCGATGGTCCTGCTCCGCCGCGGAGGTGTCTTTCACCTGCCCCGAATGCAGGGGGGTCTCCCAGAGGGCGAATCTCCGGCCCGATCGGCAGCTGGGGAACCTGGCCCGCCTCGTCCAACGGCAGAGAGGTCTCCTGGAGAGGACCCTGAGCCTGAAGAAAGAGATGCTCAGATTCAGAG AGGACATGACTCTGGATCCCAGCACGGCCCACAGCTACCTAGTCTTATCCGAAGATTTGAGGAGTGTGAGGTGTGGATTCAGGGAGGAGCCCCTTCCCAACACCCCCGAGCGATACGATGAAACCGCCTGCGTCTTGGGCTCCTCTCGATTCACCCACGGGAGACACttctgggaggtggaggtggagggcaaGACGGAGTGGGATATCGGAGTGACTCTGGAATctgggacgcggaagggagataTTACGCTCTCCCCTcaagaaggattctgggccatTTGCCTAAGGGAGAGGCATCATTTCTGGGCCTCCACAAGCCCCCAGACTCCCCTCTACCTGAGGGAGTGTCCTAACCGCGTGGCAATTTTCCTTGACATAGAGGCCGGAATCATTTCTTTCTACGACGTCTCCTGCGGCTCCCACATCTTCACTTTTTCGGACACTTTCTCCGAGCCGCTGCGGCCTTTCTTCTGCGTCGAGCTTCCGGACGGAGGGGAGAACGTGGCCCCGTTGACCATCTGCCCGGGGCCGGTTGGAGCCTGGAGAGGCCCCGGCCACCTCCCCGAACCCGACATTCCTCCAGAGAACCCAGCGGCCCCCACCGTGGAACCTCACGACTCCACCCCCTGA